A region of Fibrobacter succinogenes subsp. succinogenes S85 DNA encodes the following proteins:
- a CDS encoding site-specific DNA-methyltransferase — MEKMKFETPDMVQMNVEKIAALFPNCVTESKAKDGKLKKAVNFDALKQMLGESVAEGDESYEFTWVGKRDAMVEAAKPIRKTLRPCVEESKNFDTTENLYIEGDNLEALKLLQEGYLGKVKMIYIDPPYNTGNDFIYKDDFRMDSAKYAEESGAVDDEGNRMVQNSDSNGRFHSDWCSMIYSRLLLARNLLTDDGVIFISIDDNEQANLKKICDEVFGGSNFVANVIWKHTQQSKNDELHFSRQYNHTFVYAHDMNQLPRFYMERTAEDNVNYSNPDNDPKGLWRSGDVRSPNYRKTLCYDIVAPNGNVIKAPEKGWRWSEESIKEKISTGEIKFKSDFSGIIRKIYLNDQVGRTPENLWDGPKYGTTRQSAAMIKELFNGIQVFDTPKPIELVQNMLALLRDPSGIVLDFFSGSATTAHAVMQLNAEDGGHRKFIMVQLPEKCDENSEAAKAGYKTICEIGKERIRRAGDKILAEQQAKEKSAADKTDLFDSASDKPTTAKPLDIGFRVLKIDDSNMKDVYYSAGEISQQDLVEQISNIKDGRTDMDLLFGCLVDWGVPLSLPIKTETIENLQVYNVNDGDLVACFASDIPEAAIRQIAATKPLRAVFRDSSFKSDSAKINVTEIFKTLSPNTTVKVV; from the coding sequence ATGGAAAAGATGAAGTTTGAAACTCCCGATATGGTGCAGATGAACGTCGAGAAGATTGCTGCGCTGTTCCCGAATTGCGTGACCGAAAGCAAGGCCAAGGATGGCAAGCTGAAGAAGGCGGTGAATTTCGATGCGCTCAAGCAGATGCTCGGCGAGAGCGTCGCGGAAGGCGACGAGTCCTACGAATTCACCTGGGTCGGCAAGCGCGACGCCATGGTAGAAGCCGCGAAACCCATCCGCAAGACGCTGCGCCCCTGCGTGGAAGAATCCAAGAACTTCGACACCACCGAGAACCTCTACATCGAAGGCGACAACCTCGAAGCCCTGAAACTCCTGCAAGAGGGCTACCTGGGCAAGGTCAAGATGATATACATCGACCCGCCCTACAACACCGGAAACGACTTTATCTACAAAGACGACTTCCGCATGGATAGCGCCAAGTACGCCGAAGAAAGCGGCGCCGTGGACGACGAAGGAAATCGCATGGTGCAGAATTCCGACAGCAACGGCCGTTTCCATTCCGACTGGTGTTCCATGATTTACAGCCGCCTGCTGCTCGCCCGCAACCTGCTCACCGACGATGGCGTGATATTTATCAGCATCGACGATAACGAACAAGCGAACCTGAAAAAGATTTGCGACGAAGTGTTTGGTGGAAGTAATTTTGTTGCAAATGTCATATGGAAACATACACAACAAAGCAAAAATGATGAACTTCATTTTTCAAGACAGTATAATCATACGTTCGTGTATGCTCACGATATGAACCAATTGCCAAGATTTTATATGGAAAGGACTGCTGAAGATAATGTAAATTACAGTAATCCTGATAACGATCCGAAGGGCTTGTGGCGAAGTGGGGATGTCCGCAGTCCAAATTACAGAAAAACGTTGTGCTATGATATTGTTGCTCCAAATGGAAATGTGATAAAGGCTCCAGAAAAAGGTTGGAGATGGTCGGAAGAATCAATCAAAGAAAAAATTTCTACGGGTGAAATTAAGTTTAAAAGTGATTTTAGTGGCATTATACGAAAAATTTATTTGAACGATCAAGTGGGGCGAACTCCTGAAAATTTATGGGATGGACCAAAATATGGAACAACTCGTCAATCTGCGGCAATGATAAAAGAGCTATTTAATGGAATTCAGGTTTTCGATACTCCAAAACCAATAGAACTTGTCCAAAATATGTTGGCTCTATTAAGAGACCCGTCTGGAATTGTTTTAGACTTCTTCTCTGGCTCTGCAACAACTGCTCATGCCGTTATGCAATTGAATGCTGAAGACGGCGGCCATCGCAAATTCATCATGGTTCAACTTCCAGAAAAATGCGATGAAAATTCTGAAGCCGCAAAGGCTGGCTACAAGACCATTTGCGAAATCGGTAAGGAACGCATCCGCCGCGCAGGCGATAAAATCCTTGCAGAACAACAAGCCAAAGAAAAATCTGCCGCCGACAAAACGGACCTGTTTGATAGCGCAAGTGACAAGCCCACAACTGCAAAACCGTTGGACATCGGTTTCCGCGTCCTGAAAATCGATGACTCCAACATGAAGGACGTCTATTACTCCGCCGGCGAAATCTCCCAGCAAGACCTCGTCGAGCAAATCAGCAACATCAAGGACGGCCGCACCGACATGGACCTCCTCTTCGGCTGCCTCGTCGATTGGGGCGTCCCGCTCTCGCTCCCCATCAAAACCGAAACCATCGAAAACCTCCAAGTCTATAACGTCAATGACGGCGACCTAGTCGCCTGCTTTGCAAGCGACATCCCCGAAGCCGCCATCCGCCAAATCGCAGCAACCAAGCCCCTCCGCGCCGTCTTCCGTGACTCCAGCTTCAAAAGCGACTCCGCCAAAATCAATGTCACCGAAATCTTCAAAACCCTCAGCCCAAATACAACCGTGAAGGTGGTGTAA
- a CDS encoding SIR2 family protein produces the protein MANSIVDKNIEYYRLIKESLSEHKLAFFVGSGVSRASASGDTYPLWSDILKKLQRGLIGCKDSDPLKIAQLYALKYGPLKLKSTVGSCFPTKDIPSDIQRAILKLRPHCIITTNWDCLFENCIEEEINYIYDVIASDNELIKSKNDNKIIKMHGDFHHDNYIFTEDDYLNYSNNFPLIENYIKSIVSTHTIVMIGYSFSDIDLKQIVNWFQNHSTVQPPIYMVVNKYDEFSERYLEKFGIITIVVENENRTESLKSFLTELGTPTDFSQNPVEYVYNEIKKYDNYYVALQKNICNSLKNSEILYDSQKRGILHFHEYNFREKEDEKRKEIYQNFIKELSGCDEKINRICNILAKANITGFVTSIDEKNCYKYRLFTENNVREESAIINFDYSIKRDEDDISSVLRNIVCFRNLGRIEDAFECNRRMISLCKRKHNYLYLLVGFFNHNLLLNELKYISDLEIKFKQESRFSIDIEYSFFPKDAQRDCEEMKNFLTMLDLYKFQFESFTNVKEKEKNYRIIDRGGMVFSSNENKPESELQNLIDFVLLNGICIEGFSIYRELCKNYVSIALLQQQKKKKITLSKIDLYVCIKYYKSDDLKYLFEDFQKKGKRKNLALDQDLLNWLVDSVIKNCVNHFIDRTSYSIWDNFDGYIEKALFILSLNELSDELYKKIWAILNRLVNEAKNTLVIFSAINSFFAIQWNLYSRSFNQKQIITLLENLLNKFICKKMNGYEETALSWNRLYNLYYCGRILKSKFTSDYIIHNIIRNIDDYSEKEKIEFIQNVLLELYQISDKNCQKIIKQYVVNQKISKMENNDFGQFINTTNYHLYLIAFNLKKNKNEVCKLVEKLIDGYPPKTYYSSIRSTLNILEFLKKDNTFLGVYKKLKNTVDDLERRFHSV, from the coding sequence ATGGCTAATTCTATTGTTGACAAAAATATTGAATACTATAGATTGATAAAAGAATCTTTATCGGAACACAAATTGGCATTTTTTGTTGGTTCGGGAGTGTCTAGGGCCTCTGCCTCTGGTGATACATATCCACTATGGTCGGATATATTAAAAAAGTTGCAGAGAGGCCTTATTGGATGCAAGGATTCTGATCCTTTAAAAATTGCTCAACTTTATGCTTTAAAGTATGGACCATTAAAATTAAAGAGTACTGTTGGTAGTTGCTTCCCCACAAAAGATATTCCATCTGATATTCAACGAGCTATCTTAAAATTACGACCACACTGCATAATTACAACAAATTGGGATTGTCTTTTTGAAAATTGTATAGAAGAAGAAATAAATTATATCTATGATGTTATTGCTTCTGATAATGAATTAATTAAATCAAAGAACGACAATAAGATTATTAAAATGCATGGTGATTTTCACCACGACAATTATATTTTTACTGAAGATGATTATCTCAATTACTCAAACAATTTTCCTTTAATAGAAAATTATATAAAGAGTATTGTATCCACTCATACTATTGTAATGATAGGGTACTCGTTTAGCGATATAGACTTAAAACAAATTGTAAACTGGTTCCAAAATCATTCTACAGTCCAACCCCCTATTTATATGGTGGTCAATAAGTATGACGAATTTTCGGAAAGGTATTTAGAAAAATTTGGAATTATCACAATTGTTGTTGAAAACGAAAATCGAACCGAGTCGTTAAAAAGTTTTTTAACGGAACTTGGGACGCCAACTGATTTTTCTCAAAATCCCGTTGAATATGTATATAACGAAATAAAGAAATACGATAACTACTATGTAGCATTACAAAAGAATATTTGCAATTCTTTAAAAAATAGTGAAATATTATACGATTCACAAAAAAGAGGTATCCTGCATTTTCATGAGTATAACTTTAGAGAAAAAGAAGATGAGAAGAGAAAAGAAATATACCAAAATTTTATAAAAGAATTGAGTGGATGTGATGAAAAAATTAACCGAATATGTAATATACTGGCTAAAGCCAATATTACAGGATTTGTGACATCTATAGATGAAAAAAATTGTTATAAATATCGCCTTTTTACAGAAAATAATGTACGTGAAGAGTCTGCAATAATAAATTTTGATTACTCAATAAAAAGGGATGAGGATGATATTTCTTCTGTTCTTAGGAATATTGTCTGTTTCAGAAATCTAGGTAGAATTGAAGATGCTTTTGAGTGTAATAGGCGAATGATTTCGTTATGCAAAAGAAAACATAATTATCTTTATTTGCTTGTAGGTTTTTTTAATCACAATCTTCTTTTAAATGAACTAAAATATATAAGTGACCTTGAAATAAAATTTAAGCAGGAAAGTCGGTTTTCAATAGATATAGAGTATAGCTTTTTCCCTAAAGATGCTCAAAGAGATTGTGAAGAAATGAAGAATTTCTTAACGATGCTTGATCTTTACAAATTTCAATTTGAGTCTTTTACAAATGTAAAGGAAAAAGAAAAGAATTACAGAATTATCGATCGTGGAGGAATGGTTTTTTCGTCAAATGAAAATAAACCGGAATCTGAATTGCAAAATCTGATTGATTTTGTTCTACTAAATGGTATTTGCATAGAAGGTTTTTCAATTTATCGTGAATTATGCAAAAATTATGTGTCAATAGCTTTATTACAACAGCAGAAAAAGAAAAAAATTACTTTAAGTAAAATTGATTTGTATGTATGCATCAAATATTATAAGAGCGATGATTTAAAATACCTATTTGAAGATTTTCAAAAGAAAGGCAAAAGGAAGAATTTGGCTTTAGACCAGGATCTATTAAATTGGCTTGTTGATTCTGTAATAAAAAATTGTGTGAATCATTTTATTGATAGAACATCCTATTCTATTTGGGATAATTTTGATGGATATATAGAAAAAGCACTTTTCATCTTATCATTAAATGAGTTATCGGATGAATTATATAAGAAAATATGGGCCATACTAAATCGTCTGGTGAATGAAGCTAAGAATACCCTTGTTATTTTTAGCGCAATCAATAGTTTTTTTGCTATTCAGTGGAATCTATACTCACGTTCATTTAATCAAAAACAAATTATTACATTGTTGGAAAATTTGTTAAATAAATTTATTTGCAAAAAAATGAACGGTTATGAAGAAACAGCATTGTCATGGAATAGATTATACAATCTTTACTATTGTGGCCGTATTCTTAAATCTAAATTTACTTCTGATTATATTATTCATAATATAATTCGAAATATTGATGATTATTCTGAGAAAGAAAAAATAGAATTCATTCAAAATGTATTACTTGAATTATACCAGATATCAGATAAAAATTGTCAAAAAATTATAAAGCAATATGTTGTAAATCAAAAAATAAGTAAAATGGAGAATAATGACTTTGGACAGTTCATTAACACTACAAATTATCATCTTTATTTAATTGCTTTTAATCTTAAGAAAAATAAAAATGAGGTTTGTAAATTGGTTGAGAAGCTTATTGATGGCTATCCCCCAAAAACATATTATTCGTCAATCCGTTCAACATTAAATATTTTGGAATTTTTGAAAAAAGATAATACATTCTTGGGTGTATATAAAAAATTGAAGAATACTGTTGATGATTTAGAAAGGCGTTTTCATAGTGTGTAA
- a CDS encoding ATP-binding protein produces the protein MERFAMQQLAQWKVRKDRKPLIVRGARQTGKTWLLKEFGKTSFAETVYINFENERRLRDLFSENFDIKRIVSTIELNYGKKIDPENTLIIFDEIQAAEGGLTSLKYFCEDAPQYAVVAAGSLLGIALHSGLSFPVGKVSFLDLGPLSFFEFLYAAKKEMLCEAIRNGQWNALEPFHDELLGLLRSYLFVGGMPEVVQKWVDTGDYFEAREIQREILRSYAADFSKHAPGEQIPRLNMVWDSLPAQLSKENKKFVYGIIREGARAKDFEIAIEWLRDCGLVLESHRVKEPRMPLKAYQDTHVFKLFMLDVGLLGASAGLDAKTLIDGNKIFTEFKGAMAEQFVMQELSTLDPDYLGYWTNERSTSEVDFILQKDGLIIPIEVKSGENLRSRSFTLFCDQFAPDLAVKTSMLPFRDNEKMLNIPLYGIATIKNLKKAEKAAE, from the coding sequence ATGGAACGATTTGCGATGCAACAGCTGGCTCAGTGGAAAGTGCGTAAGGACCGCAAGCCGCTGATTGTCCGTGGAGCTAGACAGACTGGAAAGACCTGGCTTTTGAAGGAGTTCGGCAAGACCTCCTTTGCCGAGACCGTCTATATCAACTTCGAAAATGAGCGCCGCCTCCGTGACCTGTTCTCTGAAAATTTCGACATCAAGAGAATTGTTTCTACGATTGAGCTCAATTACGGGAAAAAGATCGACCCCGAAAACACCCTGATTATCTTCGATGAAATCCAGGCGGCAGAGGGCGGCCTGACCTCGCTCAAGTATTTTTGCGAAGACGCTCCCCAATACGCCGTAGTCGCGGCTGGTTCGCTGCTCGGCATTGCGCTGCACTCCGGCCTTTCGTTTCCGGTGGGCAAGGTGTCTTTCTTGGACCTTGGTCCGCTCTCGTTTTTTGAATTCCTGTACGCCGCAAAAAAAGAAATGCTTTGCGAAGCCATCCGTAACGGGCAATGGAACGCATTGGAACCATTTCACGATGAACTGCTCGGTTTGCTGAGGAGTTACTTGTTTGTGGGTGGAATGCCTGAAGTGGTGCAGAAATGGGTCGATACCGGCGACTACTTCGAGGCCCGCGAAATCCAGCGCGAAATACTGCGCTCGTATGCGGCGGATTTTTCGAAGCATGCGCCTGGCGAGCAGATTCCGCGCCTGAACATGGTGTGGGACAGCCTCCCTGCCCAGCTCAGCAAGGAAAACAAGAAATTCGTGTACGGGATTATCCGCGAGGGCGCACGCGCCAAGGATTTTGAAATTGCCATAGAATGGCTCCGCGATTGCGGGCTGGTGCTGGAATCCCACCGGGTCAAGGAACCCCGTATGCCGCTGAAGGCCTACCAGGACACTCACGTGTTCAAGCTTTTCATGTTGGACGTGGGCTTGCTTGGCGCATCCGCTGGTTTAGACGCTAAAACGTTAATCGACGGGAACAAAATTTTCACGGAGTTCAAGGGCGCAATGGCCGAACAGTTCGTGATGCAGGAGCTCTCTACTCTGGACCCCGACTACCTCGGATATTGGACAAACGAACGCAGCACCTCTGAAGTGGATTTCATTCTGCAAAAGGATGGACTGATTATCCCCATTGAAGTCAAGTCCGGCGAGAACCTGCGCTCACGCAGTTTTACGTTGTTCTGTGACCAGTTTGCGCCCGATTTGGCGGTAAAAACATCGATGCTCCCCTTCCGTGACAACGAAAAGATGCTGAATATACCGCTGTACGGAATCGCTACAATAAAAAATTTAAAAAAAGCGGAAAAAGCGGCAGAATAA
- a CDS encoding phospholipase D family protein has protein sequence MKVLLNPKDNENLKALYNRAFKRAEEIYIATAFLTDWSFSQKPKKDCKKFVALVGTNFGLTRKAACQSLLDWLPRNLRGNVFAFPSNENTFHPKVLIWKERKECFALIGSSNMTSAALSENYEINSFSSIKQEEYERIVQWFNGCIKLSDPISKSWIARYEESKIGGKRVKGEITLDQIDLNIKLPWEKDFKDLLNEREYKQELFKEKKAKILHLLRSNATGSMSNAAFWTEFTQLWHRRWEEEDCFRFQGSGVERICTKNINWREATTALIDIIENEKKMSLLDLDELVAKKIDLLAKRKNPARKAWLSEMLCQFFPKKYPVLNDPVKTWIKKNEWSLDRGGTEGQKYIDLARRLRSVVRQNSNYVKDLAGIDTLIWRICPPKKKKSKKL, from the coding sequence ATGAAAGTACTTCTCAATCCCAAAGATAACGAAAATCTAAAAGCTCTATACAATAGAGCTTTTAAACGAGCTGAGGAAATCTACATCGCCACAGCTTTTTTGACAGACTGGTCTTTTTCTCAAAAGCCAAAGAAGGATTGCAAGAAATTCGTTGCTCTGGTGGGAACAAATTTTGGCCTGACGAGAAAGGCGGCTTGTCAGTCTCTGTTGGATTGGCTTCCAAGAAATTTGCGCGGAAATGTGTTTGCTTTCCCGTCGAACGAGAATACGTTTCATCCCAAGGTATTAATTTGGAAAGAACGAAAGGAATGTTTTGCCTTAATCGGTTCTTCTAATATGACGAGTGCAGCGTTGTCTGAAAATTATGAGATAAATAGTTTTAGTAGTATAAAACAGGAAGAATACGAAAGGATAGTGCAGTGGTTTAATGGTTGTATCAAATTATCGGATCCTATTTCTAAGAGTTGGATTGCAAGATATGAAGAGAGCAAAATAGGTGGAAAAAGAGTTAAAGGTGAAATTACATTAGATCAAATTGATTTGAATATTAAATTACCCTGGGAAAAGGACTTTAAAGATCTCCTGAATGAACGAGAATACAAACAAGAACTTTTCAAAGAAAAAAAGGCAAAAATTCTTCATTTATTAAGATCAAATGCAACCGGATCGATGAGTAACGCTGCTTTTTGGACTGAATTTACTCAATTATGGCATAGAAGATGGGAGGAAGAAGACTGCTTCCGTTTTCAAGGAAGTGGTGTTGAAAGAATCTGCACAAAGAATATTAATTGGCGAGAAGCAACTACGGCTTTGATAGATATCATTGAAAATGAAAAGAAAATGAGTCTTCTGGATTTAGATGAATTGGTGGCGAAGAAAATTGACCTATTAGCCAAAAGGAAAAATCCCGCGAGAAAAGCTTGGTTATCCGAAATGTTGTGCCAGTTCTTCCCGAAGAAATACCCTGTTTTAAACGATCCTGTAAAAACGTGGATAAAAAAGAATGAGTGGTCCTTAGATCGTGGGGGAACAGAAGGTCAAAAGTATATTGATTTGGCAAGGAGGTTGCGCTCTGTTGTAAGACAAAATTCAAATTATGTGAAAGATCTTGCCGGAATAGATACGCTCATTTGGAGAATATGTCCCCCAAAAAAGAAGAAATCCAAAAAATTATAG
- a CDS encoding S1 family peptidase: MIFSDISKIVFPIARIEGHNFSLLGTVFLSEKPGYFVSAAHVIAGNEKKLAIVLNDMETIQEFQDTSINNRKCFPLEVAEFDPIHDICVLKSSGSASSRLITSSLDSIKVGEEVVLFGYPHCNYGRMVLTQQNANVGAKVLIERAGIKMKNIVLNIQSRPGQSGSPIIYNNMLVGMLIGSYVPKGAGGISLGGIDPMTLHQTTHAISAEYIKEML, from the coding sequence ATGATTTTTTCGGATATTTCGAAAATAGTATTTCCTATAGCGCGCATTGAAGGGCATAATTTTTCGTTATTGGGCACAGTTTTTCTAAGTGAAAAGCCTGGATACTTTGTATCTGCCGCTCATGTAATTGCGGGAAATGAAAAAAAATTGGCAATTGTTTTAAATGATATGGAAACTATACAGGAATTTCAAGATACCTCTATTAATAATCGAAAGTGTTTTCCTCTTGAAGTTGCGGAATTCGATCCGATTCATGATATATGTGTTCTAAAATCCAGTGGATCAGCTTCTTCGAGACTCATAACGTCTTCTTTAGATTCGATAAAAGTTGGAGAGGAAGTAGTTCTCTTTGGATATCCTCACTGCAACTACGGAAGAATGGTTTTGACTCAACAAAATGCAAATGTGGGAGCAAAAGTGTTGATTGAAAGAGCTGGAATAAAAATGAAAAATATTGTTTTGAATATTCAATCACGACCAGGGCAATCAGGAAGTCCGATTATTTACAATAATATGCTTGTGGGGATGTTAATTGGCTCCTATGTACCCAAAGGTGCAGGAGGAATTAGTTTAGGAGGAATTGATCCTATGACATTACATCAAACAACTCATGCCATTTCTGCAGAATATATTAAGGAGATGCTATAA
- a CDS encoding DUF4391 domain-containing protein produces MINLPSSTFVGKVVPKEKFYSKCAVNTATKNLFVKYVEQIVWQNKLTAQTMAAEKGLLVNEIDVFEVKMKSFECPRKLFEFIDQNLHHHNVFVLTYDDKAKLFVNFKEKEKDETFLESFETPWKPIAEPVFNLFGSNMDEIYESIVRSADSSNAVASLSSLSLPKGEAEQPKPSLKDYILQNKQNAKIKAQIEKLEKKLANEKQFNRQVEIRAEIKKLEKEMK; encoded by the coding sequence ATGATAAACCTGCCCTCTTCGACATTCGTGGGCAAGGTGGTGCCCAAGGAAAAGTTCTATAGCAAGTGCGCCGTGAATACGGCGACCAAGAACCTTTTTGTCAAGTATGTAGAACAGATTGTCTGGCAAAATAAGCTGACCGCGCAGACCATGGCCGCAGAAAAGGGTTTGCTGGTAAACGAAATCGATGTCTTTGAAGTCAAGATGAAGTCGTTCGAGTGCCCGCGCAAGTTGTTCGAGTTCATCGACCAGAATTTGCACCACCACAACGTATTCGTGTTAACTTATGACGACAAGGCGAAACTCTTCGTGAACTTCAAAGAAAAAGAGAAGGACGAAACCTTCCTGGAATCCTTCGAAACACCGTGGAAACCCATCGCCGAACCCGTATTTAATTTGTTTGGCAGCAACATGGACGAAATCTACGAATCCATCGTCCGCAGTGCAGATTCCTCAAATGCCGTTGCGAGTTTAAGCTCCCTGAGCTTGCCGAAGGGAGAAGCGGAACAACCCAAGCCGTCTCTAAAAGATTATATTTTACAAAATAAACAAAACGCCAAAATCAAGGCTCAAATCGAAAAACTGGAAAAGAAACTCGCCAACGAAAAACAGTTTAACAGACAGGTGGAAATTAGGGCCGAGATAAAGAAATTGGAAAAGGAGATGAAATAA